From Candidatus Poribacteria bacterium, a single genomic window includes:
- a CDS encoding DUF1844 domain-containing protein, protein MEETTAQEEAQHLPPVDFISYLANLVETGRLYLNGIPNPETDEVVINLPLVKHIIDTIEMLEEKTKGNLTAPETNFLANTLYELRMGYVRALSRHEAAAQAKTTTEETAEEIPADEETDKDTAVGESEGAA, encoded by the coding sequence ATGGAAGAGACTACGGCTCAGGAGGAAGCGCAGCACCTTCCACCTGTTGATTTTATTAGTTATCTGGCGAACCTTGTGGAAACCGGACGGCTCTACTTAAATGGTATTCCTAACCCCGAAACCGATGAAGTGGTCATCAACCTTCCACTCGTGAAACATATTATTGATACCATTGAGATGCTTGAGGAAAAGACCAAGGGGAATCTCACAGCACCGGAAACCAACTTCTTGGCGAACACGCTCTATGAGTTGAGAATGGGCTACGTGCGTGCGCTCAGTAGACATGAGGCAGCTGCACAAGCGAAAACAACGACTGAAGAAACTGCGGAAGAGATACCCGCGGATGAGGAGACAGATAAAGACACAGCGGTTGGGGAAAGTGAAGGTGCCGCTTAA
- a CDS encoding potassium channel protein, whose protein sequence is MNYQRKIIIAFVMLWGLLLTGTLGYLIIERNNPEHGWRLLDAIYMTVITLTTAGHDDLKMSDNGRIFTILLLIGGIGVFTYCVTIATAFLIEGQLQNFFRQQKMVRTVDKLSDHYIVCGLGDTGVHVLDEMIRSEVAFVGIEFDEERLIQLSDTRDFPYLHGDATDDELLIRAGIERAHGLVTCLSRDQDNLFVVISARKLNPRLKIASKAVEDNSPGKLITAGADEVVLPDHIGGLRLATGILQPQLVGFLENMTQNRDGAHFTESIIQENSQLEGISLKAANIQEQTGLVVIAIQDRDGAFRYNPPGDTKIVAGDALLVIANQRQLQMLHKLTGDPN, encoded by the coding sequence ATGAATTACCAACGCAAAATCATAATCGCTTTTGTTATGCTCTGGGGGTTGCTTCTGACCGGAACGCTCGGGTACTTAATCATCGAAAGAAACAACCCGGAACATGGATGGCGGCTTCTTGATGCAATCTATATGACTGTCATCACCTTAACAACCGCCGGTCACGATGATTTGAAAATGAGCGATAACGGACGTATTTTCACAATACTGCTCCTCATTGGTGGAATTGGTGTGTTCACCTATTGTGTCACTATCGCTACTGCTTTTTTAATCGAGGGACAATTACAAAATTTTTTCCGACAACAAAAAATGGTCCGAACTGTCGATAAATTATCAGATCACTATATTGTTTGTGGACTCGGTGACACCGGCGTACATGTCCTTGATGAAATGATAAGGTCAGAAGTAGCGTTTGTCGGTATTGAGTTCGATGAAGAACGGCTTATTCAACTTTCTGACACACGAGACTTTCCATATCTCCATGGGGATGCAACTGATGACGAATTGCTCATACGCGCAGGGATTGAGCGTGCCCATGGACTTGTCACATGTCTCAGCCGCGACCAAGACAATCTCTTCGTCGTGATTTCTGCAAGAAAATTGAATCCTCGTTTAAAGATAGCTTCCAAAGCCGTTGAAGATAACTCTCCGGGAAAACTCATCACCGCCGGTGCTGATGAAGTCGTCTTGCCCGACCACATTGGCGGACTCCGTCTCGCAACCGGTATACTCCAACCGCAGCTTGTAGGGTTTTTGGAAAATATGACCCAAAATCGAGACGGTGCGCACTTTACGGAGTCCATTATTCAAGAAAACTCCCAACTTGAAGGCATCTCTCTCAAAGCCGCTAACATTCAAGAACAGACCGGGTTGGTTGTTATTGCAATCCAGGATAGGGATGGAGCATTCCGCTATAATCCACCCGGAGATACGAAAATTGTCGCTGGCGATGCTTTGTTAGTAATAGCCAACCAGAGGCAGCTACAGATGTTACACAAACTTACCGGGGATCCAAATTAG
- a CDS encoding methyltransferase domain-containing protein gives MLTDNQDAYGQLLSDYHKGRETGEIVEREDGFIDTSRLGPLNYFAEYEDWAEHQKLAIKHAAGRVLDIGCGAGRHCLYLQKQGHAVLGTDNSPLAIKTCQQRGLKNARVVPITQLSSKIGTFDTILMMGHNFGLVGNYKRAKWLLGRFAAMTTDTAKIIAETMDPYQTEDPCHLAYHQFNRARGRMSGQLRFRIRYRQYATPWFDYLFVSKSEMEDILEGTAWRAERYIDSKTMPTYVAILTKPPRS, from the coding sequence GTGCTAACTGACAACCAAGATGCCTATGGGCAACTGCTTTCGGATTATCACAAGGGTCGAGAAACCGGCGAGATTGTAGAAAGGGAAGATGGATTCATTGATACAAGTCGGTTGGGACCTCTCAACTATTTCGCTGAATACGAGGATTGGGCTGAACACCAGAAACTCGCAATAAAACACGCTGCCGGACGTGTTTTGGATATCGGTTGTGGTGCAGGACGGCACTGCCTTTATCTGCAAAAGCAGGGACATGCTGTTCTGGGAACCGACAATTCGCCATTAGCTATCAAGACGTGTCAACAGCGTGGACTCAAAAACGCACGCGTCGTGCCTATCACGCAGTTGAGTTCCAAAATCGGCACTTTCGACACGATCCTCATGATGGGACACAATTTCGGACTCGTTGGGAACTATAAAAGAGCGAAGTGGCTATTGGGACGCTTCGCTGCAATGACAACGGATACCGCAAAAATTATAGCCGAAACAATGGACCCCTATCAAACGGAAGATCCCTGTCACCTGGCTTATCATCAATTTAACCGGGCCCGGGGGCGAATGAGTGGACAATTGCGATTCCGAATCCGCTACCGACAGTATGCTACACCCTGGTTTGATTACCTGTTTGTTTCAAAGTCTGAGATGGAGGACATCCTTGAGGGGACAGCGTGGCGGGCTGAACGCTATATCGACTCGAAGACTATGCCGACTTATGTTGCAATTCTAACGAAACCGCCGCGTTCCTAA
- a CDS encoding HEAT repeat domain-containing protein, translating into MEFYHGTTLGSARGIIENGFRPRGGAVWFTNHWNYAKNRAEHKARRKHDRPVVLQTELEPDELRIRLGPGKIHVRGGIIAINECLSIQPLQSNFFELLAYPAALAQWINSQLGLYSHNGVSRNHWGIVRLAHWMDNRMRSGTGRRIDWQEFFTKGKQWLPAFFDKMPFNPEVLPIQHLQNDTIAVRVLYPDTPEESLQPTKVDADYIKAIVDISDQSPKRRIRGLQFLEKIGTEELFDWCVLHLEDESVDVVCNALRIMQRCDDGYVAPLLPYARLKNKRIRAGALAALAKHDADDPERWFERGLKDPAACVRMEVARLLPLLDRIAYQALFDIARHDPNPAVKRSAKRRY; encoded by the coding sequence ATGGAATTCTATCACGGCACGACCTTAGGTAGCGCGAGAGGTATCATTGAAAACGGATTTCGTCCACGCGGCGGTGCCGTTTGGTTCACAAACCACTGGAACTATGCTAAGAACCGCGCCGAGCACAAGGCGCGACGGAAACATGATCGACCGGTTGTCTTGCAAACTGAACTCGAACCCGACGAACTCCGTATCCGCCTCGGTCCGGGCAAAATTCATGTACGAGGTGGCATTATAGCCATTAACGAATGCCTCTCTATTCAGCCCCTACAATCTAACTTTTTTGAACTGCTTGCCTATCCCGCTGCACTGGCACAATGGATTAACTCTCAACTTGGACTCTATTCCCACAACGGCGTGAGCCGTAACCATTGGGGCATCGTTCGGTTGGCACATTGGATGGATAATCGGATGAGGTCAGGTACCGGCAGGCGCATTGATTGGCAGGAGTTTTTTACGAAAGGGAAGCAGTGGTTACCCGCGTTCTTTGACAAGATGCCGTTCAACCCTGAAGTCCTACCGATTCAGCATCTTCAGAATGACACTATTGCGGTTCGCGTTTTGTATCCCGATACACCGGAAGAGTCGCTACAACCAACAAAGGTTGATGCAGATTATATCAAAGCGATTGTTGACATTTCCGATCAAAGTCCAAAACGACGGATACGCGGACTTCAGTTTCTCGAAAAAATCGGAACGGAGGAACTCTTTGATTGGTGCGTTTTGCATCTTGAAGACGAATCGGTGGATGTAGTGTGCAATGCTTTGCGAATTATGCAGCGCTGCGATGATGGATACGTTGCCCCGCTTTTGCCGTATGCCCGATTGAAGAATAAACGCATCCGCGCCGGTGCCCTCGCGGCACTCGCGAAACACGACGCGGACGATCCCGAACGCTGGTTTGAACGCGGCCTCAAAGACCCAGCAGCCTGCGTCCGCATGGAAGTCGCAAGGCTCCTACCGCTGCTTGATAGAATTGCGTACCAAGCACTCTTTGACATTGCTCGGCACGATCCAAATCCCGCTGTCAAACGCAGTGCTAAGAGGCGATATTAG
- a CDS encoding sulfatase-like hydrolase/transferase: MQPNFIIFLTDDQGYGDLSCMGATDFKTPHLDRMAAEGVRFTDWYSNSPVCSPSRASLLTGRYPCHAGVRSILAGHRTATGLPPSVPTLATALKAHGYYTAMSGKWHLGLADGSRPEHHGFDDWFGFMAGCIDFFSHIFYWGMARPDMDQTHDLWENGEEIYRNGEYFTELITEYAIQYIRKSVELGKPFFLYVPYNAPHYPMHAPQKYVDRFPDLPWDRQIMAAMLSAVDDSVGEIFAELERLGLAENTFSYFQSDNGPSRETRNWLDGTQDPYYGGTAGKLKGHKFSLYEGGIRSPGIMSWPQQIPAGQVIGEIGAAMDVFPTFLAATGGDPSEYELDGRDVLPMVVDGEPTPHREIYWEMGKQTAVRRDNWKLVLNGQLVEGTPPEDDVHLANLEADMGETRNLKDAHPELTAELTEAAQGWRDGIETHWETQWVNPNGTTGYVKER, encoded by the coding sequence ATGCAGCCTAATTTTATTATCTTTTTAACCGATGACCAAGGATACGGCGACCTATCCTGTATGGGAGCAACGGATTTCAAAACGCCGCACCTTGATAGAATGGCGGCAGAGGGAGTTCGGTTCACAGATTGGTACTCAAATTCACCTGTCTGTTCGCCTTCGCGTGCCTCACTATTAACAGGACGCTACCCGTGCCACGCAGGGGTCCGCTCCATTTTAGCGGGACATCGCACTGCAACAGGACTGCCGCCTTCTGTCCCAACACTTGCAACGGCACTCAAAGCGCACGGCTACTACACTGCTATGTCTGGTAAATGGCATTTGGGACTTGCGGACGGATCGCGGCCGGAGCACCACGGGTTCGACGACTGGTTCGGATTCATGGCAGGCTGCATTGACTTTTTTTCGCACATCTTCTACTGGGGTATGGCACGACCTGACATGGACCAGACACATGACCTCTGGGAAAACGGTGAGGAAATTTACCGAAACGGCGAATACTTCACTGAACTTATTACAGAGTACGCGATTCAATACATTCGCAAATCCGTCGAACTCGGGAAGCCTTTTTTCCTTTATGTACCTTACAACGCGCCACACTATCCGATGCACGCGCCACAGAAATACGTTGATCGCTTCCCGGATCTGCCGTGGGACAGGCAAATTATGGCGGCAATGCTGAGTGCCGTTGATGATAGCGTCGGTGAAATCTTCGCGGAGTTAGAAAGACTTGGACTCGCGGAAAACACCTTCTCCTATTTCCAGAGCGACAACGGTCCCTCGCGGGAAACGCGAAACTGGTTGGACGGTACACAAGATCCCTATTACGGCGGCACTGCTGGTAAATTGAAAGGACATAAATTCAGCCTTTACGAAGGCGGTATCCGTTCACCGGGAATTATGAGCTGGCCCCAGCAAATTCCTGCTGGACAAGTCATTGGTGAAATTGGAGCGGCAATGGATGTCTTCCCAACCTTTCTCGCCGCAACCGGTGGTGACCCATCGGAGTACGAACTTGATGGGCGGGATGTCCTGCCTATGGTTGTAGACGGTGAACCCACCCCGCATCGTGAAATCTATTGGGAGATGGGCAAGCAGACTGCTGTGCGCCGCGATAATTGGAAATTAGTACTCAACGGGCAATTGGTTGAGGGGACTCCACCCGAAGACGATGTACACCTCGCCAATCTGGAAGCCGACATGGGAGAAACGAGAAATCTGAAAGACGCACACCCCGAACTCACTGCTGAACTGACAGAAGCGGCACAGGGATGGCGCGACGGGATTGAAACGCATTGGGAAACGCAATGGGTCAATCCGAATGGGACGACCGGCTACGTCAAGGAGCGATAA
- a CDS encoding YifB family Mg chelatase-like AAA ATPase translates to MLATVLSSAMLGIDAYIVKVEVDVAGGLPSFSTVGLPDSAIKESRDRVTAAIKNSGFYFPQTRITANLAPADIRKAGSAFDLPIAIGVMAATNQVVPTRLENAIVLGELALDGSVRGIQGALPIAIAGKENGVQDLILPAENAREAAIVEDVNVYPVASLAEAAAFLNSEKEISPEPHTRDPDTESTPPESLLDLLDVKGQEHVKRAVEVAAAGGHNLIMIGPPGSGKTMIAKRIPSILPRLSNEESLETTKIQSIVGILPSDTPLVVTRPYRSPHHTISDAGLIGGGNIPRPGEVSLAHNGVLFLDELPEFRRNVLEVMRQPLEDRQVTISRAAASLTYPANFMLVAAMNPCPCGFFSDPTRDCKCSQTQIQNYVSRISGPLLDRIDIQVEVPAVKYAELADETTGEPSAIVQRRVEAARHAQQLRFAGTTIHANATMQPRQIREYCKVDSQAQELLRVAINQLGLSARAYDRILKVARTIADLDHNPNIEAVHVSEAIQYRSLDRSFWKK, encoded by the coding sequence ATGCTCGCAACAGTCCTGAGCAGTGCAATGCTGGGAATTGACGCTTATATTGTGAAAGTTGAAGTCGATGTCGCTGGTGGACTCCCGTCTTTCAGCACCGTTGGCTTACCTGACAGTGCTATCAAGGAGAGCAGAGACCGAGTTACTGCAGCTATTAAGAACTCTGGCTTCTACTTTCCACAAACCCGAATCACAGCAAACCTTGCACCGGCGGACATCCGAAAAGCGGGCTCGGCGTTTGATCTTCCTATCGCAATCGGTGTTATGGCTGCTACCAATCAGGTAGTTCCAACACGGCTTGAAAATGCGATAGTTTTGGGCGAACTTGCTCTTGATGGGAGTGTTCGCGGCATACAAGGCGCGCTTCCCATCGCTATCGCTGGAAAAGAAAACGGGGTTCAGGACCTCATTCTACCAGCTGAGAACGCCAGAGAAGCGGCTATTGTAGAAGATGTGAACGTCTATCCAGTTGCGAGTTTAGCAGAAGCTGCTGCCTTCCTTAATTCCGAAAAGGAAATATCTCCAGAACCGCATACACGCGACCCTGACACAGAGAGCACACCGCCAGAATCTCTTCTTGATTTACTCGATGTAAAAGGGCAAGAACACGTTAAACGTGCCGTTGAAGTCGCCGCCGCAGGTGGACATAACCTCATTATGATTGGACCCCCCGGTTCTGGTAAAACGATGATTGCAAAACGGATTCCGTCGATTCTACCCAGACTTTCAAACGAGGAATCCTTAGAAACAACCAAGATTCAAAGCATTGTCGGTATCCTTCCAAGCGACACACCTTTGGTTGTAACACGTCCGTATCGCTCCCCACATCATACCATTTCAGATGCAGGCTTAATCGGCGGCGGAAATATCCCACGTCCCGGTGAAGTGAGCCTCGCACACAACGGTGTCCTTTTTTTGGACGAACTCCCTGAATTCAGACGGAACGTCCTTGAGGTTATGCGGCAGCCCCTTGAGGATCGACAGGTGACAATCTCCCGGGCAGCGGCATCCCTCACGTATCCCGCCAATTTCATGCTTGTTGCGGCGATGAATCCTTGTCCATGTGGATTTTTCAGCGACCCGACCCGAGACTGTAAATGCTCACAGACCCAGATTCAGAACTATGTCTCCCGTATTTCCGGTCCACTGTTGGATAGAATCGACATTCAGGTTGAGGTGCCAGCCGTGAAATACGCGGAACTCGCTGATGAGACGACTGGGGAACCTTCAGCAATTGTTCAGAGAAGGGTTGAGGCAGCACGCCACGCCCAACAACTGCGTTTCGCTGGCACGACGATACATGCCAACGCGACTATGCAACCGAGACAGATTCGAGAGTATTGCAAGGTCGATTCCCAAGCACAGGAGCTGCTCCGGGTGGCGATTAACCAGTTAGGGTTGAGTGCGCGTGCCTATGATCGGATTTTGAAAGTCGCACGCACCATCGCCGACTTAGATCACAACCCGAATATAGAGGCGGTGCATGTCTCTGAAGCGATACAATATCGGAGCCTTGACCGGAGTTTCTGGAAAAAATAA